TCCATTTGATCCGATAATTTCAATCTTATCCTATCAAATGAATTACTTGGACGACATTTAGAACAAAAATTCCATTCTCTTCCCCGTTGTAAATCCTTCCGTCGACGGGAATCGGGAATTAGTTCTTGCAAAGAATCAGAATCGACCGAAATTCAATTTAGATTCGGAAGATACAAAAGTGTTTTGAGCTTTTGTGTTCGAACTCGAAGGTCTCACACCTATTGAACTGGAATCAGAATGCCTGAATCTTTACTCTCCGTTCTCCATTCTTTCTTTTACCCTGTGAGAGAAGGAATCCTCGCTTTGGATACGGAGACCGAAACCATTCTCTATCTCAATCCGGCTCTGGAAAGGCTCTTAAATTATTCAGTAGAAGAACTCAAAGGTAAACCCTTGGACTTTATCTTACCGAGCCCCACTCAACCCCGCGAAACCCTCACGATCAAAAGAAACGAACCTCTCAAGGTCTACTGGCAACTCCGGGATAAAAACGGAGAAAGAAAGTTAGTCAACTTTACCGTCAATACTTCCAATTTTCTGGGCAAAGACGTTTTTATATTCTACTTTACCGATCGTTCCGAAATTCAACAGACTGAACTCCGTCTCTACTATATGCAAAGTGTCTTAAGAACTCTCAGGCTTCTAAGACAAAACCTACGTTATCTGACATCGGAAAGCTCCGTCTTTCAAAAACTCTGCGATACCTTAAAGGAAAATCCCCACTACTTCTTAGTTTGGGCTTTCTTTTTCAAAGACGGGGAACTTCAAGTCCTCGGACAAAAAGATCTCAATCAAGATCTCAAACAAAAGATTCATTCGATTATCACTTCCAATTCTCCCTTGCCGATGAGAAACCTCATCGATTCTCAGGATAATTTTATCATCCACGAATTCGGAAACGGTAAATATCCCGAATGGGAATCGATCTTTGCGGATCATAAGTTTCGAAGAAGTCTTGCGATCGGGATCCGGGACAAAGAAAAACTTTTAGGCGGAATTGAAATTCTTTCCTTGGAAGGAATGGCCTTCGATTCGGGCGAGAATTTTCTCTACGAAGAAATCATTTCCGACGTTCATACTTCTCTTCAAAACGCTAAAACAGAAAGAACCCGGATCGAAAACTCCAAAAAACTTCAGTTCCAAGGCGCACTGTTAAATTCGATCGAGGTTCCTCTCATTTCCACGGACGACGAAGGTTATATCACCTACGGAAATAGAAGTTTAGAAAGAATATTAGGAGTTTATAAAGAAGATTTTATAGATCTCCACATCGGAGAATTTTTAAACCTGAGTCCCGAGGTCATCGATCGTTTTTCCAAGGAAGAATTCAGAACCGAAATCAAGATGAAAATTTTTCCGGACATCGAAGCTCCTATGCTTCTTGCGTCTTCTCGGATTCGAGACGAATACGGTAACTCGATCGGAACCATTCTTCTTTTATTGGATATTTCGGAACAAAAGAAAAACGAAGAACTCATTCGTTCCTCCGAAATCAAACTTCGAAATCTTTTCTCGGCGATGAACAACGGGATCGTGATCTTGACTCCGAATGGAATTATTTTGGAAGTCGCGCCGATTCTTAAATTTCTTCTTTTCCAAATTTTAAACGTAAATCCTGGAGAGGACTTCTTTTCTCTTTTTGTCAAAAACGTTTCGGACGAACTCAAAAAAGGAATCGAAAGTTGCCTTTCTTCTCAGAGGGCCGTCTTCTTGGATCTTCCGATTCAATTCATCGCCGGAGAAGAGAATTTCTTTTCCATCAAAATTCTTCCTCTTAAAAAATACAGAGACGACGGAGAGGCGGTTATGCTCATCTTCTCCGATGTGACACAAACAAAACTTTTAGACAAACAACTCTATGAAACCGCACGTTTTGCTTCCATCGGAGAACTTGCCGCGGGGATCGCGCACGAAGTAAACAACCCTCTTCAAGCGAGCCTTCTTTATCTCGAAGACCTCATCGAAGCGGAAGAATCCGATTCCGCGGAACGACTCAAGATCTACAAACGAATCGAAGCCGCGAGCATTCGAATTCGAGACCTCATTAAGTCTCTCTTGGATTTGGGAAGAACCGTCGCGAGAGAAAAAGAATTAATTTCTCCTTATTACATTCTTCTTAGAGCCTGTGAGTTGATTGAAGTCTCCTGCAAAAAAAACGGAATCGAATTAAAACGAATCGCGAGTCCCGATCTTCCCAAAATTCGAGTCGCTTGGCAAGAAATCGAGCAAGTCCTGATCAATTGTTTGGTGAATGCGATCAATGCAATTTCCGAAATGGAAAATAAACCCGCCAATCCGAAAATTACGATTACGGCGCGCAAAGAATTTCATTTGAATCGGGACGGAATTCTCTTTATGATTTCGGATAACGGGCCCGGGATGAGTAAAGAAGTTCTTGATAAAGCCTTCCTCCCCCTCTTTACTACGAGAAGAGGCAAACAAGGAACGGGCTTAGGGCTCGCTATTTCTCAAAGGATTATTTCCGAACACAATGGGACCATATCGCTGGAATCCTCTCCCGAAAACGGAACTAGGGTTTTGATTCGCCTTCCCATATAGAAAGGATTTTTTGGTAAATTGAGGATCTCCTTAGAGGTAAGAATCTAAGTCCGATGGAATCTAAGTATACATCAGTACTCGTTATAGACGACGAATCGGAAATCCGAACGGTTCTTGAAAGAGTCATCTCCAGAGAAGGCTATCACGTATTTCTCGCAAAAGACTACGACTCCGCAATCGATATTATTCGCAGCCAAGACATAGACGTCGTAATTTCCGATATCGTAATGAACGGAAAAAACGGAATCGAAGTCGCAAAAGAAATTCGAAAAATCAACGAGAACATTCCCGTCATTCTAATGACCGGAAATCCGGATCTCACTACCGCTGAAGAAGCCGTAAGAAATCGCGCCTTCGATTACATTTCCAAACCCATCCGAAGAACTAATATTTTGGAAGTTTTGGAAAAAGCCAGAATTGAAAAGGAATCCAGAGACAAACATACCGAATCTTTGATCCAGTCCACTACCGAAAACACAAAGCTGGCTCAACGGGCGAAAGATCTCTATTTACAAAATTATAATATTCTTAACGCGACCAGCGATTGTGTGATCACCCTCAATCAAGACCTAAAATTCTCCAGCCTAAATCAAGCCGCGTTAAACGCATTCGGTTATCGCGAAGAAGAGATTGTAGGCAAACACATCAGCATCCTGATTCCACCCGGTAAAGAAAGCCTTTATATGGAAAAGGTGGCATTGCTCTTAAAACGAAAGGGCAAAAAACAAATCGCGAGAATCAGCCATTCCGATCTCAAAAGTAATAGCGGCGAAGTAAGAACCTACGACATCTCGGTCTGTTATTACGAAGTGGAAGGCCAGACGTATTATACGGGAATTGCAAGGGACATTACGAATAAACTTTTGATTTCGGAAAAATTGATCGATGCGGAAAGAAGAGCTTTTCTTTCTACGCTCGCTTCCAGTATTGGACACGAAATCAATAATTCTCTCACCGCAATCCAGGGCCATATTGAAATCGCCAAACTGCCCGACTCTACGGATACAATTCGGCAAAAGGCGATCCAGATCACCTGGGGACAGTTGATTAAATTAAAAACTCTTACCAACAACCTACTTCAACTCGGTAAGCCGGGCGAGAGTTTGAAAAAACATTCGGAACCGATCAATCTAAACGAATCCGTGGAAAGCGTAATAGACGTATTCCAAAAAACGTCTCGTTTAAAAAACTGTCAGATCCATTTTAGACCGGAACCTACCCGAGTTCTGGTAGAATCAAATCAGGATCAACTTTCATTATTATTGTCTAATATCATGTTGAATTCTGCGGACGCCACCGGCAATCGCGGAAATATTACAATTTCAGTACATATCAGAAATCATCATCCGGTCGTTACGATCTTAGATGACGGAATCGGAATGAACGAAGAAGTGATTCAGAAAATTTATCAACCTTACTTTACAACAAAAGGAATCGGAAAAGGAACCGGCTTAGGAATGTTCGTAGCAAAAGAAATCGCGGATCAATATGGAATCAGAATCGAAATCGAATCGGAACCCAACTCGGGAACCGAATTTCGTCTGGTCTTCCCGGACAAGGTATAATAAAAATCATGAACGCTTCCGTTTCTCTGACAGATAGAGAGCTTAAATTTTTAGAACTCCCCGGAAAACTTCCGCAAAAAATCACTCCGATCACCTTAGAAGCTTCGGAAAGAAAATACTTTCGAGTAGAATATTCGGATCAAACTCTGATCCTTTGTAAGGACGTTGGATTTCAGCACGACTTTGTTGAAATCGCGGATTTTTTAAGCCATCACCATTTCATAGTGCCCGAGATATTAAAAAAAGATCTCATTCATTATCTGATCCTAATGACGGACGGAGGAGTAAAAGACCTTACCTCGATTGCGGACGACGTAGAATACAGAGGCTGGCTCGTAAAATCGATAGAGATTCTAATAAAACTTCAAAAGACGGATCCGATGCCTCCTGTGAGTTCTCGGGAATTCGACGTTGAAAAGTTTCATTTCGAAAGTGAATTCACATATTTTAATTATCTAAAGTTCCAAAAACAATTCCAGCTTCAGACCCAACTGAGAAGCGAAGTAAAAATTTTTATGGAAGAATGTTCAGCCTACTTGGCCGAATATCCGGTGAAAGTTTTTTGTCACAGAGATTTCCACGGACGTAATCTTTTGATCAACTCGGAAAATGAAATTTGTATGATCGATTTTCAAGATGCAAGAATGGGAACTCCTTACTACGACCTCGCGAGTATTCTCTACGACGCGTATCGACCGATTCCATTTTCGATGAGACAGGGACTTTATCAGCTTTTTGTAAAGTTAGGAGAGCAGACTCATCCTCGTTCCAAAGAATGTTATTATCTTCAGTGTCTTCAGCGTTCTTACAAGGCCCTAGGTTCTTATTTTTATTTGGTCGCCGACAAAAAGATGGATAAATACAGAGAGAGCGTCCTGAGTTGTTTGGACAATCTGATGGAAATCGTACAGGCGGGTTTGTTTCCGGATCAGCTTTTTGTTTTCTTTCATCTTCTCAAAGAAGAACTTTTGTCCAATTATCCTTTTATCAAAAATAAATAAGCGGAAACTTTTTTGAAATTTTTCATACCAGCCGCCGGATTCGGAACCAGGATGAAGGAACTTACCCAAAATCTTCCGAAACCGTTGCTTCCGGTTTTTAAAATTCCGCTTATCTATTACGCTCTCTTTCAAGCCTGGAATCAAAACGCGGAAGGCGCCGTGATCAACCTTCACTACCATGGAGAAAAGATTCGGAAGGCGTTGGAAAAATTTTCTCTTTTCCCTTTAAGTTTCTCGGAAGAAAAAAAAGAAATCTTAGGAACCGCCGGAGGAATTCGCACCGGTTTGGAAAGAGCCGGTTGGATGGGGGAAACGATCGGAATCATCAATCCGGACTTTCTTTATTTTCCGGAAAAAGGATTTCATCTTCCAACAACGATGGAGAATGAAGATTGCCTTCTTTACTTACTTCCTCAATTACAATCCGCAGGTTATACCGGACTCAGCTTAAAAGAAGGAAAGGTTCAATTCGGCCAAGGAGATCTTTTTTACGTTGGAATCTCGACGTTCAACAGTTCTGTTTTAAAGAATATGGCTCCCGATACGTTCGCCGATCTTTCCCTTACTTTTAAGGAATTATCCGAAAAACAAAGATTAGGCGGAAGATTGTTTCCGGGAAAAGCCTTGGATTTGGGAGAAAAAGAATATTATCTTTCTCTAAAGGATCAAGACTTTTCCTCAAAGTTGGATTCTCGTTGGAAAGAGTTTTTAGACCGTTGTAATCTGCCGTAGTCAGAGATAAGAAGAAAGACACCAGGCACAGATTCCGTTTCCGACACGAATCGGCTCCGGAACATTTTTTAGAAGAATGTCTTTCGGAATTTCAGAAAAGAAAATTCGATCATCCACGGTTCTTCCGCAATAACTGCAATGACTCGTCTTCCAAGGCAATTCGGCTTCTTCGTGGATTTCTTTCGGGAATGGAAGAATCTCTTCGTCGTTGAGAATCTTTTTGCGGATACTTCTATACTCCTCTCCGAAAGGAACCTCGAGGCGGGAAGTTTGTATATCAGGGCCCGAACCGATTCTCAAAAGTTCCGGTTTCAATCCTGTTTCTCTGAGCATTAAAATGGAAAGCGCGAGCCCGATATCTCTGCCTTCCGAATCTTCGGGATAGTGATTGTAGTATTCCATCAAATTCTTAAATTCCATCGCTACCGAGAGATATTTTCTCAGGCGTTCTTCCAGAAAAGGAATCATTTTAGAATTATGTAATACTTCCGCAGCCAGGCCTGTATCGTTATGATAAATTGTGACTTTTAAAAAAAGTCCTTTTTCTTTTAGAGATTCTCGAACCGTTTTGGAATCGAATGTATTTAAGAATTTTCTAAATTCTTCTTCGCTGGAATCATACTCGTTTTGATCCGTCGGATTGAGTCCTCTTTCGGAAGAGAAAACTTCTCTGAGATTGGACATCGCCGATCTCAAGAGCATTTCTTGAATCACGGAATAGACGACCGGAGTAAGATCGTTTTTGTTATAATTTTCGAGACAGAGTTTGAGGAACTTCTCAAGATTCAGACGAAAACAATCGTTGAGAATATAACCGGTGAGTTCAATTCTTTTGCCGGCCTCGATCGCTCTGAGGAGGCGGGTCCATCTTTTAAATTCTTGATCCATTCCGCTTTCGAAAAAAATTCCTTCGAAAACCTATCCGAGTTTTTAGAGAAAGAAAACCTATTTTTAGATGGGATGAGAAAAAGAAATCAAGAAGGTTTATTCGGATTTTAAGAAGAATCTTTCGAGAAATCTTTTATAAACTCAAGGTAGGCATTCCAAAAAAGTATGCCAACCCCAATCTTAAGAATGAGTAGTTTCCCAAGACCGGGATTGGCAAAATTTGGAGATCCGTAAGTTGCAAACAGTAATAAGGACGAAGTTGAGATCCGAATCCTTGCGAGGATCTCGGATCTTGTGGTTTTAAAGTAGGAACTCCCAGGAAGGAGAAAAGCTTTGTAATCGAAAGTTGTGCGGGAACTCCGCTTCTTTCTCGGTTTTCAGCGGGCCGTTTTTGTGATCCGGAACTTGAGTGCGGGAACTCCCCGTTTTTTTCCGAAAAGTCCCGTGTTTCAGACGAAAACTTGAATGTCCCAACGGACAGAAACTGATTCTTCTCTCCTTTTCCCAGGAATTTCCGAAGAGATGCAAATCCCTCTCTAAGACATTTCCTAGGAAATGTAGTATTGAAAATTGCAAACGCAATTAGCTCTGAATTGTAGGACATATTTCCCCCGTAAGGACAAAACTAGAAAACGAGACTAGTTAAGCGAGAACGGGCGGAGGTAAATTCAGCAGGTTTAGAGTTTGGATGTTACAGAAGTGGAATTGGAACCTATCCTGGAGGGAGGTTATCTTGCCCTTGAATACGAATAGAATATTTTTATGGGTAAGAGACAGAAAGCTAAAAAGGAATTCAGATTCCTCTTCCAGCTGAACTAACTCTTTATATTCGGATTCAATCCCGTCTATTGTTTGTTTTTGGGTAGGCAACTTCCCAGGAAGATTGCTAGAAGAAGCAACAGAAAATAATAGAAACAAAAACGCCAGCGCACAGGCGGTTAGAGGAAAACCAATTTTGCTTCTTTGCCTCTTCATAACCTCATCGAGTTCTAAATTTTAAAAAGTGTCAAGCAGGAAATAAAAATTCAATAAAAAGATCCGAAACGGTTTGATAACAAATAAAACTAGCACAATGGGATTAGGGAAAACTCATTAGTTTCCGAGAATTCTTTTCCGAAGAAGCTCCCCTTCTTTTTCAAAACCTTCTTTGTTGAGAAGAGCAAACATATTCTTCTTATAGGCTTCAACTCCCGGTTGATCAAAAGGATTCACTCCGAGAGAATATCCTGAAATTGCACAAGAATATTCAAAAAAATACATAACTTCTCCCAGGGATTCGGGAGAGATATCCGGGAAAATCAATTCCAAGCAAGGAACTCCGCCGTCCGCGTGCGCGAGAAGAGTTCCCAATCGAGCCTGTTCGTTGACGTGTTCGATCGTATTTCCGGTAAGAAAATTCAAAGAATCTAAATTTTCCTTTGTTGCCGCGAGAGTCAGATCGGAATGAATCGCGGCCGGACTCAAAACCGTCTCAAATAAGATTCGTTTTCCCTCTTGTACATACTGACCTAAAGAATGAAGATCGGTTGTAAAGTCCATGGATGCCGGAAAAATCCCTTTGTTTTCCTTTCCCTCGCTTTCTCCAAATAACTGTTTCCACCATTCCGAAAGATAACGCAAGGAAGGATTAAAATTTGCTAATATTTCTACGGATCTCCCAGAGGACAAAAAATAATTTCTAAGCGCGGCGTAATGGGTAGCCGGGTTTTTAAACGGGTCCGTCTCAGAATGTAAACTTCCCAAAATATTCTTAAATCCTAATATAAACTTTCGTATCGGAATTCCAGCGACGGCAAGTGGAAACAATCCGACGGGAGTAAGAACTGAATATCTTCCTCCTACGGAATCCGGAATCGCAAAAGTATCAAAACCTTCCGCATCCGCAAAAGTTTTGAGAGCACCTTTGCTGGAATCCGTGGTGGCGACCACTCTCGCTGCCGCATCTTTTCCGTATTTTTTTACGAGGAGATCCCAGAAAAGTCGAAACGCAATCGCGGGTTCCGTAGTCGTTCCCGATTTAGAAATTACATTGATGGAAAAATCTCTGTCTCTCAGATAATCGAGCAACTCCGAAAGATATCTCGATTCTAGATGATGTCCGGCAAAGATTACTTCCGGATTTCCTTTTTTGGGAGAACGAAAAAAAGGAAGAC
This is a stretch of genomic DNA from Leptospira tipperaryensis. It encodes these proteins:
- a CDS encoding ATP-binding protein codes for the protein MPESLLSVLHSFFYPVREGILALDTETETILYLNPALERLLNYSVEELKGKPLDFILPSPTQPRETLTIKRNEPLKVYWQLRDKNGERKLVNFTVNTSNFLGKDVFIFYFTDRSEIQQTELRLYYMQSVLRTLRLLRQNLRYLTSESSVFQKLCDTLKENPHYFLVWAFFFKDGELQVLGQKDLNQDLKQKIHSIITSNSPLPMRNLIDSQDNFIIHEFGNGKYPEWESIFADHKFRRSLAIGIRDKEKLLGGIEILSLEGMAFDSGENFLYEEIISDVHTSLQNAKTERTRIENSKKLQFQGALLNSIEVPLISTDDEGYITYGNRSLERILGVYKEDFIDLHIGEFLNLSPEVIDRFSKEEFRTEIKMKIFPDIEAPMLLASSRIRDEYGNSIGTILLLLDISEQKKNEELIRSSEIKLRNLFSAMNNGIVILTPNGIILEVAPILKFLLFQILNVNPGEDFFSLFVKNVSDELKKGIESCLSSQRAVFLDLPIQFIAGEENFFSIKILPLKKYRDDGEAVMLIFSDVTQTKLLDKQLYETARFASIGELAAGIAHEVNNPLQASLLYLEDLIEAEESDSAERLKIYKRIEAASIRIRDLIKSLLDLGRTVAREKELISPYYILLRACELIEVSCKKNGIELKRIASPDLPKIRVAWQEIEQVLINCLVNAINAISEMENKPANPKITITARKEFHLNRDGILFMISDNGPGMSKEVLDKAFLPLFTTRRGKQGTGLGLAISQRIISEHNGTISLESSPENGTRVLIRLPI
- a CDS encoding hybrid sensor histidine kinase/response regulator, with the protein product MESKYTSVLVIDDESEIRTVLERVISREGYHVFLAKDYDSAIDIIRSQDIDVVISDIVMNGKNGIEVAKEIRKINENIPVILMTGNPDLTTAEEAVRNRAFDYISKPIRRTNILEVLEKARIEKESRDKHTESLIQSTTENTKLAQRAKDLYLQNYNILNATSDCVITLNQDLKFSSLNQAALNAFGYREEEIVGKHISILIPPGKESLYMEKVALLLKRKGKKQIARISHSDLKSNSGEVRTYDISVCYYEVEGQTYYTGIARDITNKLLISEKLIDAERRAFLSTLASSIGHEINNSLTAIQGHIEIAKLPDSTDTIRQKAIQITWGQLIKLKTLTNNLLQLGKPGESLKKHSEPINLNESVESVIDVFQKTSRLKNCQIHFRPEPTRVLVESNQDQLSLLLSNIMLNSADATGNRGNITISVHIRNHHPVVTILDDGIGMNEEVIQKIYQPYFTTKGIGKGTGLGMFVAKEIADQYGIRIEIESEPNSGTEFRLVFPDKV
- a CDS encoding aminoglycoside phosphotransferase family protein is translated as MNASVSLTDRELKFLELPGKLPQKITPITLEASERKYFRVEYSDQTLILCKDVGFQHDFVEIADFLSHHHFIVPEILKKDLIHYLILMTDGGVKDLTSIADDVEYRGWLVKSIEILIKLQKTDPMPPVSSREFDVEKFHFESEFTYFNYLKFQKQFQLQTQLRSEVKIFMEECSAYLAEYPVKVFCHRDFHGRNLLINSENEICMIDFQDARMGTPYYDLASILYDAYRPIPFSMRQGLYQLFVKLGEQTHPRSKECYYLQCLQRSYKALGSYFYLVADKKMDKYRESVLSCLDNLMEIVQAGLFPDQLFVFFHLLKEELLSNYPFIKNK
- a CDS encoding sugar phosphate nucleotidyltransferase; this encodes MKFFIPAAGFGTRMKELTQNLPKPLLPVFKIPLIYYALFQAWNQNAEGAVINLHYHGEKIRKALEKFSLFPLSFSEEKKEILGTAGGIRTGLERAGWMGETIGIINPDFLYFPEKGFHLPTTMENEDCLLYLLPQLQSAGYTGLSLKEGKVQFGQGDLFYVGISTFNSSVLKNMAPDTFADLSLTFKELSEKQRLGGRLFPGKALDLGEKEYYLSLKDQDFSSKLDSRWKEFLDRCNLP
- a CDS encoding glucose-6-phosphate isomerase — protein: MIRLETRFASTFIHSQEFETFLKGAESARKTLHSFQGKGNEFLGWLNLPNEIQNSEIERIIQTAERIRASSEVVVVIGIGGSYLGSRAVLEASLPFFRSPKKGNPEVIFAGHHLESRYLSELLDYLRDRDFSINVISKSGTTTEPAIAFRLFWDLLVKKYGKDAAARVVATTDSSKGALKTFADAEGFDTFAIPDSVGGRYSVLTPVGLFPLAVAGIPIRKFILGFKNILGSLHSETDPFKNPATHYAALRNYFLSSGRSVEILANFNPSLRYLSEWWKQLFGESEGKENKGIFPASMDFTTDLHSLGQYVQEGKRILFETVLSPAAIHSDLTLAATKENLDSLNFLTGNTIEHVNEQARLGTLLAHADGGVPCLELIFPDISPESLGEVMYFFEYSCAISGYSLGVNPFDQPGVEAYKKNMFALLNKEGFEKEGELLRKRILGN